One genomic segment of Mytilus galloprovincialis chromosome 5, xbMytGall1.hap1.1, whole genome shotgun sequence includes these proteins:
- the LOC143074061 gene encoding uncharacterized protein LOC143074061 codes for MSFSYEHPVLTKEDLLKEKKPAFQTQRTNLTHKATNSEYKYIERDAVSYSVADKIEDNDELRLVLFGTKQSGKSSTGDMILGEAKFPSQCLTKSNTSTNILQLDVGKQSES; via the exons ATGAGTTTTTCGTATGAACATCCAGTTTTAAC aaaagaagactTGCTTAAAG AAAAGAAGCCTGCCTTTCAAACGCAACGAACAAATTTGACACATAAGG CTACGAATTCTGAGTACAAGTATATCGAACGAG ATGCAGTTAGTTATTCGGTTGCAGATAAAATAGAAG ATAACGACGAGCTCCGCCTGGTCCTGTTTGGAACTAAACAAAGTGGTAAAAGTTCGACAGGAGACATGATATTAGGAGAAGCTAAATTTCCATCTCAATGTTTAACAAAaagtaacacatcaacaaatattCTTCAATTAGATGTGGGAAAACAATCAGAATCGTAG